A window of Deltaproteobacteria bacterium genomic DNA:
CCCAGCCCTTCGCCAAACGCGTTTGCCACGGGGCGGAATCCGGAGCATGCCGTTGTGGCCGTGACTGACGGCATCAGGCAGCTCCTTTCTGATGAGGAGTTGGCGGGGGTAATCGGGCACGAACTGGCCCATGTCGGCCATCGTGATATTCTCATATCATCCATGGCGGCAACACTGGCCGGCGCAATAATGCTGCTTGCCAATATGGCACGCTGGTCCTTCTTCCTGGGAAGGGGGGGGGATGATGACAGCAATCCCGCCGCCCTTTTTGCCACCGCCATCCTGGCGCCCGTTGCGGCTCTCCTCATACAGATGGCCATCTCCCGATCGAGGGAGTTTCAGGCGGACGAGACAGGCGCCCGGATCAACGGCAACCCCCTGGCCCTGGCATCGGCCTTGGAGAAGCTCTCAACGGCTTCCAAAAGCGTCCCCCTGCCCGCCAGGCCGGAGACCTCCCACATGTTTATAGTAAAGCCGTTCTCAGGCAAGGGGGTGCTGGGGCTTTTCTCGACCCATCCCCCGGTGGAAAAGCGGATTGAACGCCTAAGAATCCTGGCCAGGAGCCACAGGACGACCTAAATGGACAAAATCACCCGAGGGGAGAGAAAATAGAAAGAGGAGGATTGGAACAATGAAAACAATGTTCCGGCGAGCAACGTTAGGCCTGGTTGCGGTCGTGTTTCTGGTAATAGGTCTGGTTGTGGCATCACAGCTATCCCTTACCCCGTCTATCAAGGCGGGTACAAACAACCTCTGGACCGACGGGGTCACCACTCCAAAGGCGGACCGCCCCGGTTCATTTGCCGACCTGGCGGAAAAACAGGGCCCGGCGGTTGTCAATATCAGCACCGCGACCGTTATTAAGAGCAACGGCAACGGCACTCAGATGCAGAACCCCTTCGGCGAGAACAATCCCTTCCGTGATTTTTTCGGGGATGAGTTTTTCAAGCGTTTTTTCGGCGGACCCAAAGGGCACCAGTTCAAAAAGAGGGCCTTGGGGTCCGGCTTTGTCATTACGAAGGATGGTTATATCGTCACCAACAACCACGTGGTTGACGATGCAGACGAGATCGTGGTCATTCTCGCGGGAGGGGATGAATATCCAGCAAAGGTTATCGGCAAGGACAAGAAGACCGATATCGCACTCATCAAGATCAAACCGAAGAAGGACCTTCCCATATGCCGCCTGGGAGATTCCGATGCCATGAGGGTTGGTGACTGGGTCGTTGCCATCGGCAACCCCTTTGGACTGGGGCACACGGTGACGGCCGGCATCATCAGCGCCAAGGGGCGTGAGCTGGGGGCCGGACCCTATGATGACTTCATCCAGACCGACGCCGCCATAAACCCGGGTAACAGCGGCGGACCCTTGTTTGATACCTCCGGCAACGTTATCGGGATCAATTCCGCCATCTATACCCGAAGCGGCGGCAACCAGGGGATCGGGTTCGCTATCCCCATCAACCTTGTCAAGAGTATCGTCTCCCAGCTCAAGGATAATGGCAAA
This region includes:
- a CDS encoding zinc metalloprotease HtpX, producing the protein MKNAAKTALLLGAMTGLLMLLGSLFGGRSGMIFAFGFAIVLNFGSYWFSDRIVLALYKAKPVTEAEDPALYSIVRDLSTRAGLPMPRVYHVPSPSPNAFATGRNPEHAVVAVTDGIRQLLSDEELAGVIGHELAHVGHRDILISSMAATLAGAIMLLANMARWSFFLGRGGDDDSNPAALFATAILAPVAALLIQMAISRSREFQADETGARINGNPLALASALEKLSTASKSVPLPARPETSHMFIVKPFSGKGVLGLFSTHPPVEKRIERLRILARSHRTT
- a CDS encoding DegQ family serine endoprotease codes for the protein MKTMFRRATLGLVAVVFLVIGLVVASQLSLTPSIKAGTNNLWTDGVTTPKADRPGSFADLAEKQGPAVVNISTATVIKSNGNGTQMQNPFGENNPFRDFFGDEFFKRFFGGPKGHQFKKRALGSGFVITKDGYIVTNNHVVDDADEIVVILAGGDEYPAKVIGKDKKTDIALIKIKPKKDLPICRLGDSDAMRVGDWVVAIGNPFGLGHTVTAGIISAKGRELGAGPYDDFIQTDAAINPGNSGGPLFDTSGNVIGINSAIYTRSGGNQGIGFAIPINLVKSIVSQLKDNGKVTRAWLGVLIQQITPEIQKGLDLKSRKGALVADVVKNGPADKAGIERGDVIIRFNDQKVESQHELPTMVAYLPVGRKVDLVALRHGKKMTFHLVLEEMKPENEVVGAGEPDKSLQTNLGLTLQNVTPAIAEKLGLKAAEGVVITSVEPDSPAKDAGLRRGDVILEVNRKKVENVDGLNGLIEKAKDKDSILFLINRAGRTIFIALKK